From Heteronotia binoei isolate CCM8104 ecotype False Entrance Well chromosome 17, APGP_CSIRO_Hbin_v1, whole genome shotgun sequence, one genomic window encodes:
- the LOC132586177 gene encoding large ribosomal subunit protein uL22-like, with the protein MVRYSLDPENPTKSCKSRGSNLRVHFKNTRETAQAIKGMHIWKATKYLKDVTLKKQCVPFRRYNGGVGRCAQAKQWGWTQGRWPKKSAEFLLHMLKNAESNAELKGLDVDSLVIEHIQVNKAPKMRRRTYRAHGRINPYMSSPCHIEMILTEKEQIVPKPEEVVAQKKKISQKKLKKQKLMARE; encoded by the coding sequence ATGGTCCGCTACTCGCTTGATCCAGAAAACCCCACAAAATCATGCAAGTCAAGGGGCTCCAATCTTCGAGTCCACTTTAAGAATACACGTGAGACAGCCCAAGCTATCAAGGGTATGCACATTTGGAAGGCCACCAAGTACTTAAAAGACGTGACGCTGAAGAAACAGTGTGTGCCCTTTCGCCGCTACAATGGTGGGGTTGGCAGATGTGCTCAGGCCAAGCAGTGGGGCTGGACGCAGGGGCGTTGGCCGAAGAAGAGCGCGGAGTTCCTCCTGCACATGCTCAAGAATGCTGAGAGCAATGCTGAGTTGAAGGGTCTGGATGTGGATTCTCTGGTAATTGAGCACATTCAGGTCAACAAAGCTCCTAAAATGCGCAGGCGAACCTACAGGGCTCACGGTCGCATCAACCCCTATATGAGTTCCCCCTGCCACATTGAGATGATCCTCACAGAGAAGGAGCAGATTGTCCCCAAGCCAGAAGAAGTAGttgctcagaagaagaagatatcccaAAAGAAACTGAAGAAGCAGAAACTTATGGCTCGTGAATGA